The Eremothecium gossypii ATCC 10895 chromosome IV, complete sequence genome contains a region encoding:
- the VPS28 gene encoding ESCRT-I subunit protein VPS28 (Syntenic homolog of Saccharomyces cerevisiae YPL065W (VPS28)): MSDRAPVNYYGSKNSTRSFNNALFEEVPLFDASTTPQQREVTETLSEIYSIIVALEQVEKAYLKDGISSDDYTVSVNKLIAQYKTYLANNSDVQAVFGDLQQFRQRWNINASNAIARLERGMPVTVEHGIQGSSGDNPASSSGTQFNAKAVAEATGNFITVMDALKLRLKAKDQLHPLMSELLLSINRVGPQDFEKRSKLVEWIVQINKMKANESLGDDEARELLFDLDSAYKAFYTLLG; encoded by the coding sequence ATGAGCGACCGGGCGCCAGTAAACTATTATGGCTCAAAAAATAGCACGCGAAGCTTCAACAACGCGCTCTTTGAGGAAGTTCCTCTTTTTGACGCATCAACTACTCCTCAACAGCGGGAAGTAACCGAAACGCTCTCCGAAATATATTCCATCATCGTTGCATTAGAACAGGTCGAGAAGGCCTACCTAAAGGATGGTATAAGCAGCGATGACTATACGGTTTCTGTCAACAAGCTAATAGCGCAGTACAAGACGTATCTGGCCAATAACTCTGACGTGCAAGCGGTTTTTGGAGACCTACAGCAGTTCCGACAGCGATGGAACATAAACGCTTCTAATGCGATTGCCAGGCTGGAGCGCGGTATGCCTGTGACGGTTGAACACGGCATCCAGGGCTCGTCTGGCGACAACCCTGCAAGCTCATCCGGCACGCAGTTCAATGCCAAGGCAGTGGCAGAGGCCACGGGAAACTTCATCACGGTGATGGATGCATTGAAGCTGAGACTCAAGGCCAAGGACCAGCTCCATCCGCTAATGTCAGAGCTTCTTCTCAGCATCAACCGCGTGGGCCCGCAGGACTTTGAGAAGCGCTCCAAGCTTGTGGAGTGGATTGTGCAGATCAACAAGATGAAGGCGAACGAAAGCCTGGGAGACGACGAGGCGCGGGAGCTTTTGTTCGATTTAGACAGCGCGTATAAGGCTTTCTATACTCTACTTGGGTAA